A single genomic interval of Pyrus communis chromosome 7, drPyrComm1.1, whole genome shotgun sequence harbors:
- the LOC137739895 gene encoding protein ABC transporter 1, mitochondrial has protein sequence MVSWGKWGKDVGRVVKGVSLIAKELANRSPTLQSAKNGDLDALIKKAMVSATDLSGLTKGTLSQFTNNHPIGTNDSNSNTNTRGQDSVVYFTHEQVKVEAAPPPPPPSSAPAPEHEEEEHNQQQLQQPVQQEEEHQSTTVEVLDSAKKENLVEQEPQPQPLQRRKPRERRVPSTPFSRALGFAGLGAGLAWGTIQESTKRLVYGTPTSSDKQSPLSPFLSPQNAERLALALCRMRGAALKLGQMLSIQDESLVPAPILAALDIVRQGADVMPRKQLNQVLDAELGPDWQSKLFSFDYEPLASASIGQVHRAVTKDGMDVAMKIQYPGVADSIESDIDNVKLLLDYTNLLPKGLYLERAMKVAKEELSRECDYVLEAQSQKRFRDLLSNAQGFYVPLVVDDISSKRVLTTELVSGISIDKVALLNQETRNYVGRKLLELTLKELFVFRFMQTDPNWSNFLYDEAKKSINLIDFGAARDYPKSFVDDYLRMVLACANGDSDTVLEMSRRLGFISGTESEIMLETHVQAGFVVGLPFAKPGGYDFRASNITQSVSNLGATMLRHRVTPPPDEAYSLHRKLSGAFLACIKLGAVVPCRELLLEVYEHYQFGEEEGEKLSSGMGF, from the exons ATGGTATCATGGGGAAAGTGGGGGAAGGACGTAGGGAGAGTGGTGAAGGGGGTGTCTCTAATCGCCAAGGAGTTGGCGAATCGATCTCCCACTTTGCAGAGCGCCAAAAATGGCGATTTGGATGCCCTAATCAAGAAAGCCATGGTGTCCGCCACCGACCTCTCCGGCCTCACCAAAGGCACCCTCTCCCAATTCACCAACAACCACCCCATTGGTACTAATGACTCCAATTCCAATACGAATACCAGAGGCCAAGATTCCGTCGTATACTTCACACATGAACAAGTTAAAGTTGAAGCagcaccaccacctcctcctccttcgtCTGCTCCTGCACCGGagcatgaagaagaagaacacaATCAACAACAGTTGCAGCAACCAgtgcaacaagaagaagaacatcAATCCACCACAGTGGAGGTCCTTGATTCCGCCAAGAAGGAGAATTTGGTGGAACAAGAACCACAACCTCAGCCATTGCAGAGGCGGAAGCCCAGAGAGAGACGAGTTCCTTCCACCCCCTTCTCCAGAGCACTCGG GTTTGCTGGTCTCGGAGCTGGGCTCGCGTGGGGAACCATTCAGGAGTCTACCAAGAGGCTCGTTTATGGTACACCAACCTCATCAGACAAGCAATCTCCTCTTTCTCCATTTTTGTCCCCCCAAAATGCAGAACGTTTGGCTCTCGCACTCTGTAGAATGCGTGGAGCTGCCCTCAAATTGGGACAGATGCTCAGTATACAGGACGAATCCCTCGTCCCTGCTCCC ATCTTGGCAGCTCTCGATATTGTCCGTCAAGGTGCAGACGTCATGCCCAGGAAACAGCTTAATCAAGTTTTGGATGCTGAACTAGGACCTGACTGGCAATCTAAGCTTTTTAGTTTTGATTATGAACCCTTGGCATCTGCAAGTATAGGCCAG GTTCATCGAGCTGTCACAAAGGATGGTATGGATGTTGCAATGAAAATTCAGTACCCTGGTGTTGCTGATAGCATTGAAAGTGACATTGACAACGTCAAACTTCTTCTAGATTATACAAATCTACTCCCCAAGGGACTTTATCTTGAAAGAGCTATGAag GTGGCAAAAGAAGAATTGTCCCGTGAATGCGACTATGTGTTGGAGGCACAAAGTCAAAAAAGGTTTCGTGACTTGCTATCCAATGCACAAGGATTTTATGTTCCATTGGTAGTGGATGATATATCGAGCAAAAGAGTCTTAACTACAGAGCTTGTTTCCG GAATATCTATTGACAAAGTGGCACTCTTAAACCAGGAAACTCGCAACTATGTTGGCAGAAAGTTGCTAGAGCTCACTTTGAAGGAGTTATTTGTTTTTCGTTTCATGCAG ACTGATCCTAATTGGAGTAATTTCTTGTACGACGAGGCTAAGAAATCAATCAATCTGATCGACTTTGGAGCAGCTAGGGATTACCCAAAGagttttgttgatgattatctAAGAATG GTTCTTGCCTGTGCAAATGGTGATAGTGATACAGTCCTAGAAATGTCTAGGAGACTTGGATTCATCTCAGGAACGGAGTCAGAAATAATGTTAGAAACGCATGTTCAAGCCGGGTTTGTTGTGGGATTACCATTTGCGAAGCCTGGTGGGTATGACTTCCGTGCATCAAACATCACTCAGAGTGTATCAAACCTTGGGGCAACGATGCTGAGACACAGGGTGACTCCACCACCTGACGAGGCGTACAGCCTTCACCGCAAGCTTTCGGGTGCCTTTTTGGCTTGCATCAAGCTTGGGGCGGTTGTGCCGTGCAGGGAGCTCTTACTTGAAGTGTATGAGCACTATCAGTTTGGCGAAGAAGAGGGGGAGAAGTTGTCAAGTGGGATGGGTTTTTAA
- the LOC137738967 gene encoding pectin acetylesterase 3 — MKHVVWWWLWLVTVALVAADANGSQKYEKQPSSLEFQFADKEDAAAAAAAPELMVGLTLIDSAASKGAVCLDGTLPGYHLHGGYGSGANSWLIQLEGGGWCNTIRNCVFRKTTRRGSSKYMEKQLPFTGLLSNKPQQNPDFFNWNRVKLRYCDGASFSGDSQNEAAQLQFRGQRIWLAAMDELMSKGMQKADKAFLSGCSAGGLASILHCDEFRDMFPETTTVKCLSDAGMFLDATDVSGGHTLRNFYAGVVSLQEVQKNLPKTCLHHLDPTSCFFPQNLVANVKTPMFLLNAAYDAWQVQASLAPRSADPHGVWNECKGNYALCNSSQIQFLQDFRNQMLNAVSDFSKSNKNGLFINSCFAHCQSERQDTWFADDSPLLGNRAIAVSVGDWYFDRVPVKAIDCAYPCDNTCHNLMSNEDLSSSVTYSQSTRLSLTVLNLLSVLMVPIICSGCIMWFQYAQ; from the exons ATGAAGCATGTTgtgtggtggtggttgtggttgGTGACGGTGGCATTGGTGGCTGCGGATGCGAACGGATCCCAGAAATATGAGAAACAGCCATCTTCGTTAGAGTTTCAGTTTGCCGACAAGGAGGATGCGGCGGCAGCAGCGGCGGCGCCTGAGCTCATGGTTGGCCTCACTCTTATCGACTCTGCGGCTTCCAAAGGAGCTG TCTGTTTGGATGGCACATTGCCTGGTTACCATCTTCATGGTGGGTATGGATCGGGTGCAAATAGCTGGCTGATTCAGTTGGAGGGAGGTGGGTGGTGTAATACAATCAGAAATTGTGTTTTCCGTAAAACCACTCGCCGCGGTTCTTCCAAGTACATGGAAAAGCAATTACCGTTCACTGGATTATTGAGCAATAAACCTCAACAAAACCCTG ATTTCTTCAACTGGAACAGAGTCAAGCTCCGTTACTGCGACGGGGCATCTTTCAGTGGAGACAGTCAGAATGAG GCTGCACAACTTCAATTTCGAGGGCAAAGGATATGGTTGGCTGCCATGGATGAGTTAATGTCGAAAGGAATGCAGAAAGCCGACAAG GCTTTTCTTTCTGGATGCTCTGCTGGGGGTCTGGCATCCATACTACACTGTGATGAGTTCCGGGACATGTTTCCAGAAACTACCACGGTGAAATGTCTAAGTGATGCTGGAATGTTCCTTGATGC AACTGATGTATCTGGTGGGCACACATTAAGGAATTTTTATGCAGGTGTAGTTAGCTTGCAG GAAGTGCAAAAAAATCTGCCTAAGACTTGTCTCCATCATCTAGACCCAACTTCG tgcTTTTTTCCTCAGAATTTGGTTGCAAATGTTAAGACCCCCATGTTTCTTCTCAATGCAGCCTATGATGCATGGCAG GTGCAAGCTAGTTTAGCCCCTCGATCTGCTGATCCTCATGGAGTATGGAACGAATGCAAAGGAAATTATGCACTTTGTAACTCATCCCAGATCCAGTTTCTCCAAG ACTTCAGAAATCAAATGCTCAATGCTGTTAGTGATTTCTCAAAGTCTAATAAAAACGGATTATTCATAAATTCCTGCTTCGCTCACTGCCAGTCCGAGAGACAAGATACGTGGTTTGCTGATGATTCTCCTCTTCTTGGAAACAGG GCAATTGCTGTGTCTGTTGGGGACTGGTATTTTGATAGAGTGCCAGTTAAAGCTATTGACTGTGCATACCCCTGCGATAACACCTGCCACAATCTTATGTCCAA